A window of Mangifera indica cultivar Alphonso chromosome 13, CATAS_Mindica_2.1, whole genome shotgun sequence contains these coding sequences:
- the LOC123194315 gene encoding DNA repair protein XRCC3 homolog isoform X1 — protein MRPQNLLHRPLSTQKCTLGCPILDRCIGGGIPCNSITELVAESGSGKTQLCLQLSLSAQLPTSHGGLSASSLYLHTEFPFPFRRLRQLSTAFCNSNSALLASNDHNPCDHIFVRSIHSVDQLLDEMPKIESFIKNSKSRLPVRLIVIDSIAALFRSDFENTLGHLKKRSSLFFKISGKLKAMAVGFGLAVVVTNQVVDLVAPNEGINGLRIGNLGCLYSSGRQVCPALGLAWANCVNSRLFLSRNEEYVSEEHQIENDSGEDFVRRRTIRRLCVVFAPHLPDSFCEFETTREGVFGIQKQW, from the coding sequence ATGAGACCGCAAAACTTGCTCCACCGCCCATTATCCACCCAAAAGTGCACCCTTGGCTGCCCGATCCTCGACCGCTGCATCGGCGGCGGTATTCCCTGCAACTCAATAACCGAGCTGGTGGCCGAAAGCGGCTCCGGAAAGACTCAACTCTGCCTGCAACTCTCCCTCTCCGCCCAACTTCCCACCTCCCACGGCGGCCTCTCTGCCTCCTCTCTCTACCTCCACACGGAATTTCCTTTCCCCTTCCGCCGCCTCCGCCAACTCAGCACCGCTTTTTGCAATTCGAATTCCGCCCTTTTAGCAAGTAATGATCATAATCCTTGTGATCATATTTTTGTTCGGAGTATACATTCTGTAGACCAATTGCTCGATGAAATGCCAAAGATAGagtcttttattaaaaattcaaaatctcgACTGCCCGTTAGGCTCATTGTGATTGATTCTATTGCGGCTTTGTTTCGCTCTGACTTTGAGAACACACTGGGTCATCTTAAAAAGAGgtcatctttgttttttaagataTCGGGGAAGTTAAAGGCAATGGCGGTGGGGTTTGGTTTGGCAGTCGTCGTGACTAATCAGGTGGTTGATTTGGTTGCGCCCAATGAAGGAATAAATGGGTTAAGGATTGGGAATTTGGGTTGTTTGTATTCTTCAGGAAGGCAGGTTTGTCCTGCTCTGGGGTTAGCTTGGGCTAATTGTGTGAATTCAAGGTTGTTTTTGTCGAGGAACGAGGAGTATGTTAGTGAAGAGCATCAGATAGAGAATGATAGTGGTGAAGATTTTGTGAGGAGGAGGACAATAAGGCGGCTTTGTGTTGTTTTTGCACCTCATTTGCCCGATTCATTTT
- the LOC123194315 gene encoding DNA repair protein XRCC3 homolog isoform X2 translates to MRPQNLLHRPLSTQKCTLGCPILDRCIGGGIPCNSITELVAESGSGKTQLCLQLSLSAQLPTSHGGLSASSLYLHTEFPFPFRRLRQLSTAFCNSNSALLASNDHNPCDHIFVRSIHSVDQLLDEMPKIESFIKNSKSRLPVRLIVIDSIAALFRSDFENTLGHLKKRSSLFFKISGKLKAMAVGFGLAVVVTNQVVDLVAPNEGINGLRIGNLGCLYSSGRQVCPALGLAWANCVNSRLFLSRNEEYVSEEHQIENDSGEDFVRRRTIRRLCVVFAPHLPDSFCEFETTREGVFGIQKQ, encoded by the coding sequence ATGAGACCGCAAAACTTGCTCCACCGCCCATTATCCACCCAAAAGTGCACCCTTGGCTGCCCGATCCTCGACCGCTGCATCGGCGGCGGTATTCCCTGCAACTCAATAACCGAGCTGGTGGCCGAAAGCGGCTCCGGAAAGACTCAACTCTGCCTGCAACTCTCCCTCTCCGCCCAACTTCCCACCTCCCACGGCGGCCTCTCTGCCTCCTCTCTCTACCTCCACACGGAATTTCCTTTCCCCTTCCGCCGCCTCCGCCAACTCAGCACCGCTTTTTGCAATTCGAATTCCGCCCTTTTAGCAAGTAATGATCATAATCCTTGTGATCATATTTTTGTTCGGAGTATACATTCTGTAGACCAATTGCTCGATGAAATGCCAAAGATAGagtcttttattaaaaattcaaaatctcgACTGCCCGTTAGGCTCATTGTGATTGATTCTATTGCGGCTTTGTTTCGCTCTGACTTTGAGAACACACTGGGTCATCTTAAAAAGAGgtcatctttgttttttaagataTCGGGGAAGTTAAAGGCAATGGCGGTGGGGTTTGGTTTGGCAGTCGTCGTGACTAATCAGGTGGTTGATTTGGTTGCGCCCAATGAAGGAATAAATGGGTTAAGGATTGGGAATTTGGGTTGTTTGTATTCTTCAGGAAGGCAGGTTTGTCCTGCTCTGGGGTTAGCTTGGGCTAATTGTGTGAATTCAAGGTTGTTTTTGTCGAGGAACGAGGAGTATGTTAGTGAAGAGCATCAGATAGAGAATGATAGTGGTGAAGATTTTGTGAGGAGGAGGACAATAAGGCGGCTTTGTGTTGTTTTTGCACCTCATTTGCCCGATTCATTTT